The proteins below come from a single Triticum aestivum cultivar Chinese Spring chromosome 5D, IWGSC CS RefSeq v2.1, whole genome shotgun sequence genomic window:
- the LOC123121509 gene encoding uncharacterized protein has protein sequence MASASPPPTTAGARPSPSTPSPSSSSLSTVSPHGPISLCGASRASSVSVQQRRASPLAGRSRLPGPIRCSDASGEVDALIEETKQPQGGSTGERNNDKDVFRRFSPKELLEQLKRYGAAGVLSYGLLNTVYYVTTFLLVWFHFSPAPGRMGYAAAVERFLKLMAMVWAGSQVTKILRAGGALALAPLVDRGLRWFTVKFNFQSEGKAFATIVGLCFALAALMFVGLTVLWA, from the exons ATGGCGTCGGCGTCTCCGCCTCCCACCACCGCCGGCGCGCGGCCCAGTCCCAGCACAccctccccctcgtcctcctccctTTCCACCGTCTCCCCCCACGGGCCCATCTCCCTCTGCGGCGCCTCGAGGGCTTCCTCCGTCTCCGTCCAGCAACGGCGGGCATCCCCTCTCGCCGGAAGGTCGCGCCTACCAGGCCCCATCCGCTGCTCTGATGCCTCCGGCGAG GTTGACGCACTTATTGAAGAAACCAAGCAGCCACAAGGAGGCTCAACCG GGGAAAGAAATAATGACAAAGATGTGTTCAGAAGATTTTCACCTAAAGA GTTGCTAGAACAATTGAAGAGATATGGTGCTGCTGGAGTTTTGTCATATGGACTACTTAATACTGTGTATTATGTCACCACCTTTTTATTAGTTTG GTTCCATTTTTCGCCTGCTCCTGGTAGGATGGGCTATGCTGCAGCAGTGGAGAG GTTCCTTAAATTAATGGCAATGGTGTGGGCTGGCAGTCAGGTTACTAAAATTCTTCGTGCAGGAGG AGCCCTTGCACTTGCTCCTCTTGTTGATAGAGGACTGAGATGGTTCACTGTGAAGTTCAACTTCCAGTCAGAAGGAAAG GCATTTGCGACGATCGTAGGGTTATGCTTTGCACTTGCTGCGCTTATGTTCGTTGGATTGACAGTACTTTGGGCATAG